The Clostridium sp. DL-VIII DNA window AATGTTTAATAAAATAAATTTTAAGGTGGTCAAAATAATGAAAAGATTTATTGCTATTTTGTCTATTTTTTTATTTCTATCACTTAACTCAAATATCATATTAGCTTTTGCAGCCCCTGAAGCTAAATCCTTTACCCAAGGATTATATAAGGTTAAAGATACTGAATTATTAACTAATATTTCCTACAATGTTAGAAATACTTCTCCTACTGGTAAAGCAATTCTTATTATTTTTGATTCAGACGAACTGATGCAAGAATTCCTACGTTTGGAAGCAAACTCCGCAAATTATCTTCTTAAACCACTTACTGACGGTTCTATAATTATAATTATTGGTGGTGAACTATAAAAAAGATACCATTATGGTATCTTTTTTATAGTTCACCACCAAATTTTTACATTGCCTTACTACGTCCAATCTACATATTATAATTTAGATTTAAATTTGTCATTATTTTGACACATTAGCCAATTATAATAAAGTTACAAAGTTGATAATAATTTTTTTTCATAAATATTGACCCTATTAAATAAATGTAATAATAAAGAGTAACACTCATCTCCCCCTTTTGATGTGTTACTCTTTATTATATTTTACGTAAGTCTTTGAGTACTAAGTTATTTTTTTAATCGCAATTTCAAATTTACGAATAATGTTTATATATATTGTTGAAATTCATTATAATTTACTTCAAAAAGTTTAATACTAAATTTCTAAACTCTTTTTTATTGCTAAACATAGCCGGATGATTTCCATTCTTAAAAACAACTAATTTAGAATTCTCTATTTTTGAATTAATGCTTTTTAATATATTTTCAATATTAGGTATTAAATCATCTTTCAAACTTCCTGTAATTAAGGTATCATTTTTTATATTTTTAAGATCATACTCAAAAAAATTGCCTATATCTCTTGCAAAATTCATAATTAAATTTGTATTTTGGTCAATAACATTTTCCCAATCAGAGCCATGCATCATAAACCAAAATAATTTTGAGCTTAGCTTACTTTTTGCTATTTTTCTATCATATAAAATTTTTTCAGCAAATTCATATTGTAAATTTTCTCCCATAAAACTATCCAAAATTATTTTATTAAATAAGCTTGGATTCGCCAACACAGCATTTAAAGCTATAATAGCTCCACCGCTTGTACCTAAAAGGTTAACATCCCCAATTCCTATATATTTACATAATTCATTAATTAACATCCCATTAAATTGCCAATAATTTAATGGCAATTCACTTACTCTTTGAGACTTTCCCTGACCTACTAAGTCTAGCAAAATCACCTTAAAGTTTTTAGAATAGAATTTTAATTCTGTCATAAACATTTTTGAGGACGCTGTATCCCCATGTATCATAACTAAAGGTTTTCCTTCACCATATACTCTGTAGTAAATATTAAAATTTTGATATTTAAAATAAGACATTTTTTACCTCCCAGTAATAAACATAGTAAATTTTCTATATAGTCTACACGGGAGAATTAATA harbors:
- a CDS encoding alpha/beta hydrolase, producing the protein MSYFKYQNFNIYYRVYGEGKPLVMIHGDTASSKMFMTELKFYSKNFKVILLDLVGQGKSQRVSELPLNYWQFNGMLINELCKYIGIGDVNLLGTSGGAIIALNAVLANPSLFNKIILDSFMGENLQYEFAEKILYDRKIAKSKLSSKLFWFMMHGSDWENVIDQNTNLIMNFARDIGNFFEYDLKNIKNDTLITGSLKDDLIPNIENILKSINSKIENSKLVVFKNGNHPAMFSNKKEFRNLVLNFLK